The sequence below is a genomic window from Microbacterium sp. SORGH_AS_0888.
GACGCTCGAGGTCGCGCTCGAGCGCGCCATGCGCGGGCAGACGTTCCAGGCGCTGGGCATCGCGCCGTTCCGCATCGGCAAGACGGTGCCGGACGAGGCGCTGCGCGCCCTGCTGGCGCTGCAGGGCGAGATCGAGCGCCTGCGCGACGAGCGCTCGGCCACGCCCGAGGAGGCCCGCCGCGCCAACGTCGAGCTGCGGCACCTCATGCGCGACGAGAACAACTACTTCCCCGACCTCGAGCGGCAGGCCCGTCAGCTGCTGGATGCCGTCGGCCACCCGGGCGGCCCCCTCACCCAGCGCACGGCGAGCGATATCGCCGCCCACCTGGGGTTCACGCTCCACTACGTGCCCGACCTGCCGCAGACGACGCGGAGCGTCGCCGATCTGGCCCACGGCCGGCTCTACCTCTCGAGTCGCGTCGCGGCCAAGGGCGACCCCCGCACGGCGGTGCTGCAGGCGCTGTCCAGCCGCATCCTCGGACACCGCGAGCCCACGAGCTACGCGGAGTTCCTCCGGCAGCGCGTGGAGACCAACTACCTCACCGGAGCGCTCCTCATCCCCGAGTCCCACGTCGTCCCCGTTCTGCAGGAGGCGAAGGCGCAGAAGGCCATCTCGATCGAGGACCTTCGCGACGGGTACTCCGTGTCGTACGAGACGGCCGCCCACCGGTTCACCAACCTCGCCACCGTGCACCTCGGCATCCCCGTGCACTTCCTCAAGGTGCACGAGTCGGGCACGATCACGAAGGCCTACGAGAACGACGACGTGAACTTCCCGACCGATCGTCTCGGGGCGATCGAGGGACAGATGTGCTGCCGTCGCTGGACCAGCCGCGTGGTCTTCGACGTCGACGACCGGTTCAACCCGTACTACCAGTACACCGACACCGGCAACGGCACCTACTGGTGCACGGCGAGGGTGGAGAACTCCAGCGAGGGGCTCCACTCCGTGAGCGTGGGTGTGCGCTTCGACGACACGAAGTGGTTCCTCGGGCGCGACACCCCCAACCGGGGGGTGTCGAAGCACTCGGTCGAGGTGTGCTGCCGCCGCGCCCCCGCGGAGCTGGAGGCTCAATGGCGCGAGAACGCGTGGCCGAACGTGCGGACGCCGCGGACGCTGCTGGCGACCCTGCCGACCGGGGCGTTCCCGGGCGTCGACACGACCGAGGTGTACGAGTTCCTCGCGGCCCACGCGCCGCGCTGACCCGCGCGGGGATCAGTCGCCGGCGCCTCGGCCCCGCGGCTTCTCGCGGCGGTACTCGATGCCGGTCAGCTCGTCGATCGCGATGCGTCCGGTCGGGAGGTTCGACAGGTCGGGGGAGATCACGGTCGGCTCCCGCCCCGAGTCGGGGAGCCCGAACGTGGGACCCTCGTCGTCGACGCCCTCCAGGACCAACACGGCCTGGGCGCGGCTGAGCGTGCGTCCGCGGAAGTAGTCCGGCGAGAGGGCCCACCACACGAGCATGAGCACGACGCCGAGCAGGATCGCCCCGATGCCGACCACGGCGACCGCTCCGATGCCGAGGATCGTCACGTCGTTGCCGTCGGCATCCTGCAGCCAGCTCGGAGAGGCGAACTGTCCGAGCCCGTAGACGAACGTGACGGCGAGGATGATGCCGCCCAACAGGGGCACGAGACCGCGCATCAGGGCGTTGCGGACGCTCGAGAAGAGGGTGCGCCGGTAGAACCACACGCAGGCGAAGCCCGTGAGCCCGTAGTAGAAGGCGATCATGAGCCCCACGGAGCCGATGAGCGCGGTCAGCAGGGTGGGCGAGATGACGGTGAACAGCACGTAGAACCCGATCGAGGCGACCCCCATCCCGATCGTGGCCCACGTCGGCGTGAGGAACCGACGGTGCACGCGCGCGAAGTGCGAGGGGATCGCCTTGAACGCGGCCATGGACAGTGCCGTTCGGGCCGTCGGCAGGATCGTCGTCTGCGTCGAGGCGGATGCGGACGTGAGGATCGAGAAGGCGAGGAGCGCGAC
It includes:
- a CDS encoding helix-turn-helix transcriptional regulator, whose amino-acid sequence is MTIAEEIEEPEADALTIGRRIRQLRTQRGLTLEELATAVERAPSQLSMIENGKREPKLTLLRAIAKALGTSIDALLEAEPLDERATLEVALERAMRGQTFQALGIAPFRIGKTVPDEALRALLALQGEIERLRDERSATPEEARRANVELRHLMRDENNYFPDLERQARQLLDAVGHPGGPLTQRTASDIAAHLGFTLHYVPDLPQTTRSVADLAHGRLYLSSRVAAKGDPRTAVLQALSSRILGHREPTSYAEFLRQRVETNYLTGALLIPESHVVPVLQEAKAQKAISIEDLRDGYSVSYETAAHRFTNLATVHLGIPVHFLKVHESGTITKAYENDDVNFPTDRLGAIEGQMCCRRWTSRVVFDVDDRFNPYYQYTDTGNGTYWCTARVENSSEGLHSVSVGVRFDDTKWFLGRDTPNRGVSKHSVEVCCRRAPAELEAQWRENAWPNVRTPRTLLATLPTGAFPGVDTTEVYEFLAAHAPR